The following proteins come from a genomic window of Alicyclobacillus dauci:
- a CDS encoding amidase family protein — MGCETRSLIGWCLTYFTNFTGHPSASIPAGMVDGLPVGMQIIGQRYADCDVLAASSTFEQLRPWQHIYETCRNRSLDYSTSLSL; from the coding sequence ATGGGTTGTGAGACGAGATCGCTCATTGGCTGGTGCCTCACGTACTTCACCAACTTCACCGGTCATCCATCGGCCTCGATCCCGGCCGGAATGGTGGATGGCTTGCCAGTGGGCATGCAGATCATCGGCCAGCGTTACGCTGACTGCGATGTCCTTGCCGCAAGTTCCACATTTGAACAACTGCGTCCCTGGCAACATATATATGAGACTTGTCGCAACCGGTCTCTTGATTATTCGACAAGTTTAAGTTTGTAA
- a CDS encoding alpha/beta fold hydrolase, which translates to MFINHKVIGEGYPVVMLHGWSLDHQVLLHSMEPLFEKRTGWKRVYVDLPGMGRSDSHPSIRNSDDMLKTVLEWLDDLIPNQPFILCGNSYGGYIARGIIHLRHEMVRGLLLMAPMVVPEFDSRTLPQQTVLKIDNELMSQLSSDDLDEFRSMAVLQGESEWDRFRDEILMPSKQSNYEFLNRIRENGYGFTFDISSNSFEYPSLIVTGRQDHVVGYQDAWQLIEQYPRATFAVLDMAGHNLQIEQASVFNVLVNDWLDRLESEVF; encoded by the coding sequence ATGTTCATTAACCACAAGGTCATAGGAGAAGGCTACCCCGTGGTGATGTTGCATGGTTGGTCATTAGATCACCAGGTATTGTTACACTCCATGGAACCTCTATTTGAGAAGAGAACTGGTTGGAAACGGGTTTATGTAGATCTACCCGGTATGGGACGTTCAGATTCACATCCATCTATTCGGAATTCTGACGACATGTTGAAGACGGTATTAGAGTGGCTCGATGATCTTATCCCTAATCAACCCTTCATTCTTTGCGGAAATTCGTACGGAGGATACATCGCTCGAGGTATCATTCATCTTCGTCACGAAATGGTGCGTGGCTTATTACTCATGGCTCCAATGGTTGTCCCAGAATTCGATAGCAGAACATTACCTCAACAGACTGTCTTGAAAATAGATAACGAGTTGATGTCTCAGTTATCCTCAGATGATTTGGACGAATTTCGTTCTATGGCGGTATTACAAGGTGAGTCAGAGTGGGACAGGTTTCGTGATGAAATTTTGATGCCTTCCAAACAGTCAAATTATGAATTCTTAAACCGGATTCGCGAAAATGGATATGGTTTTACCTTTGATATCTCTTCGAATTCATTTGAGTACCCGAGCCTAATTGTTACGGGGCGACAGGATCATGTAGTAGGGTATCAGGATGCTTGGCAATTGATCGAACAATATCCCAGAGCAACTTTCGCCGTACTTGATATGGCGGGTCATAACCTTCAAATCGAGCAGGCAAGTGTGTTTAACGTACTGGTTAATGATTGGCTAGACCGGCTTGAATCAGAGGTGTTCTAA
- a CDS encoding C40 family peptidase translates to MKRFLGILAGMSMLATIPTTALAGTQSAKPTSSKTIALNSQPFSKPQAIVSTGTTYMPIWYLMQALNELGISTKWDGHSLNISTPSGVNVNTDNVNPGTGSMSMLVNGTLVQRVDDIVAVDPSSGGDTTYVPIWYLMRILDRVTVNSSWNGNVFNLQSNLNNVQKRQDVVRYAKTLIGTKYQWGGKSANGCDCSGLVQMAFDKVQMKLPRQAATQAKVGQVVSTSNLQTGDLVFFKTTGSGISHVGIYVGNGKFISATSSHGVRITELHDPYYWGPRLIRATNPYV, encoded by the coding sequence ATGAAGCGTTTTTTAGGTATCCTTGCAGGCATGTCCATGTTGGCCACGATTCCAACCACGGCTTTGGCCGGCACACAGTCAGCAAAGCCAACGAGTTCCAAGACGATTGCCCTCAATAGTCAACCATTTTCTAAACCTCAAGCGATAGTGAGTACAGGAACAACGTACATGCCGATCTGGTACCTAATGCAGGCATTGAATGAACTGGGCATCAGTACAAAATGGGATGGACACAGTCTGAATATATCGACTCCTTCTGGGGTCAATGTGAACACAGACAACGTGAACCCGGGTACAGGCTCAATGAGCATGTTGGTAAACGGTACTTTGGTTCAGCGCGTTGATGATATTGTGGCTGTGGACCCGAGTTCGGGCGGGGATACGACGTATGTTCCTATCTGGTACCTGATGCGGATATTAGATAGAGTAACGGTCAATTCGAGCTGGAATGGAAATGTATTCAACCTCCAGTCTAACTTGAATAACGTTCAAAAGCGACAAGATGTCGTCCGCTACGCAAAAACGTTAATTGGGACGAAATACCAGTGGGGCGGAAAGTCGGCGAACGGATGTGATTGTTCTGGTTTAGTTCAGATGGCCTTTGACAAGGTTCAGATGAAACTACCGAGGCAAGCAGCGACGCAGGCGAAAGTGGGACAAGTCGTTTCGACATCAAATCTCCAGACGGGGGACCTTGTGTTCTTTAAGACGACCGGATCGGGGATTTCGCATGTTGGGATTTATGTCGGTAACGGCAAATTCATCTCGGCGACGTCATCCCACGGTGTTCGGATTACAGAGCTGCATGATCCGTACTACTGGGGACCGCGATTGATACGTGCAACCAATCCTTATGTTTAA